A window of Haliscomenobacter hydrossis DSM 1100 contains these coding sequences:
- a CDS encoding DUF2490 domain-containing protein, whose amino-acid sequence MKKWKFGWILLLTILAHGSIAQESDLSRLGTWNILNVKIDLGERWAIFVEPQLRSLRWYDHFHYYELKGGVTYDLGKNFSLTTGVGRYDTYQEGGDFVTPKVNNEIRTWLQLQMYQYLNRIRFEHRYRAEQRWTSDGYRNRFRYRFNTLFPLNRSKIEPGAFYVSASNELFFTNRAPYFERNRLFLGGGYEVSPLFTLQMGWLNQFDYKINDETGRNFFQISWLFELQWQEVKRVNRPDSMN is encoded by the coding sequence ATGAAAAAATGGAAATTTGGCTGGATATTGCTGTTGACTATCCTGGCCCATGGGAGCATCGCTCAGGAAAGTGACCTAAGCAGGCTGGGTACCTGGAATATTTTGAATGTAAAAATAGACCTCGGCGAGCGTTGGGCAATATTTGTAGAGCCACAATTGCGCAGCTTGCGCTGGTACGACCATTTTCACTACTATGAACTAAAAGGTGGAGTGACGTATGATTTGGGCAAAAACTTCTCACTCACCACCGGTGTTGGCCGCTACGATACCTATCAGGAAGGAGGTGATTTTGTGACGCCCAAAGTCAACAATGAAATCCGTACCTGGTTGCAATTGCAAATGTACCAATACCTGAACCGCATCCGTTTTGAACACCGCTATCGGGCCGAACAACGTTGGACAAGTGATGGATATCGCAATCGTTTTCGTTATCGTTTTAATACCCTTTTTCCTCTCAATCGATCCAAAATAGAGCCGGGGGCATTTTACGTTTCGGCATCCAACGAGCTGTTTTTCACCAATCGAGCGCCTTATTTTGAACGCAATCGCTTGTTCCTCGGCGGTGGGTACGAGGTTTCGCCCTTGTTCACCCTGCAAATGGGCTGGCTCAATCAGTTTGACTACAAAATCAACGATGAAACCGGGCGGAATTTTTTCCAAATTTCCTGGCTGTTTGAACTACAATGGCAAGAGGTCAAACGTGTCAACCGACCCGATAGCATGAATTAA
- a CDS encoding S41 family peptidase: MKPFFLLFTLTILGKTLIAQTNSCTCAENFDRLTEKLEANYIAYHLTKAEITTAYEARKKQYKPLSTQTPLPDCARLLQQFLAFFKDGHLFVSEIPKFPETTLAQTKAEIKTRKVALNQVSPGSKVNIEGYWTDGTSKFAIIKHKNPQVKYSHVAVIIAAQDSTKVGEVKLAVSLANGLWEGVYYTNAYAPRYVKITPYKDNTILSVWGGITWGKLADERSVMYDPTLPSVKKVDEQTVLLSVPSFLIEKKDFDQVLMSHYKDLTEAEYLIIDIRGNSGGNGIYFDLLRLYYEKPALSGRGFAVSSADNLNYFKKFASTRSNDPYRPVVEAMEAEQGKIVPGPLFGPLELKPLASKLKKVVILTDRGNMSAAETFVLYSKGISSKVITMGENTGGVVDYNNINMVSLGCETQGIYFGYPTYSLNEAVHLGKGYNQTGIAPDVPIDKKTKDKVGFVIAQLKKLY, from the coding sequence ATGAAACCATTTTTCCTCCTTTTTACACTGACTATACTTGGAAAAACCCTGATCGCACAAACCAATAGCTGTACCTGTGCGGAAAACTTCGATCGCCTCACCGAAAAGCTAGAGGCCAACTACATTGCGTACCACCTGACCAAAGCTGAAATCACAACTGCCTATGAAGCCCGCAAAAAGCAGTACAAACCCCTGTCTACCCAAACTCCACTCCCCGATTGTGCCAGGTTGTTGCAACAGTTTTTGGCTTTTTTCAAAGACGGGCACCTCTTTGTCTCAGAAATCCCCAAGTTCCCCGAAACTACTCTAGCTCAAACCAAGGCCGAAATCAAAACACGAAAAGTCGCGTTGAATCAAGTCAGCCCCGGCAGCAAAGTGAACATTGAAGGTTACTGGACCGATGGGACTTCCAAATTTGCCATCATCAAGCACAAAAATCCGCAGGTCAAGTACAGCCATGTCGCGGTGATCATTGCAGCTCAAGACTCGACAAAAGTGGGCGAAGTCAAATTAGCGGTTAGTTTGGCCAATGGATTATGGGAGGGCGTTTATTACACCAACGCTTATGCTCCTCGTTACGTAAAAATCACCCCATACAAAGACAACACCATTTTATCCGTTTGGGGTGGCATCACCTGGGGCAAATTAGCCGACGAGCGCTCAGTAATGTATGACCCTACCCTACCTTCGGTGAAAAAAGTGGATGAACAAACCGTTTTGCTCAGCGTTCCTTCCTTCCTCATCGAGAAAAAAGATTTTGACCAGGTCTTGATGAGTCACTATAAAGATTTGACGGAGGCCGAATACTTGATCATCGATATCCGGGGCAACTCGGGCGGCAACGGCATTTATTTCGATTTGCTGCGTTTGTACTACGAAAAACCTGCACTCAGTGGCCGTGGCTTTGCGGTTTCCTCTGCTGACAACCTCAACTATTTTAAAAAATTTGCCTCCACCCGCAGCAACGATCCTTACCGCCCCGTGGTGGAAGCCATGGAGGCGGAGCAAGGTAAAATTGTTCCAGGCCCCCTGTTCGGCCCTTTGGAATTAAAACCACTGGCCTCAAAGCTCAAAAAAGTCGTCATCCTCACGGATAGGGGAAATATGAGCGCCGCCGAAACTTTTGTGCTCTATTCAAAAGGCATAAGCAGCAAAGTCATTACCATGGGTGAAAATACCGGCGGAGTAGTGGATTACAACAACATCAACATGGTCAGTTTAGGTTGCGAAACCCAGGGCATTTATTTCGGATACCCCACCTATAGCTTGAATGAAGCGGTGCATTTGGGCAAAGGTTACAACCAAACGGGCATTGCTCCCGACGTACCCATCGATAAAAAAACAAAAGATAAAGTAGGTTTTGTGATAGCGCAGTTGAAAAAGCTATATTAG
- a CDS encoding DUF2809 domain-containing protein, with the protein MKLNLKYLVLTLLLFLTEVLIALYVDDGFIRPYLGDFLVVILIYCFVKSFLNTPVWPTALGVLAFSYAVETLQYFNIVEKLGLQHSRLARIVIGSSFEWLDLVAYTGGIILVLLIESRRASR; encoded by the coding sequence ATGAAACTCAACCTCAAATACCTCGTACTCACCCTCCTCCTCTTCCTCACCGAAGTCCTCATCGCCCTCTACGTCGACGACGGATTCATCCGACCGTACCTCGGCGATTTTTTGGTCGTCATTTTGATCTATTGCTTTGTCAAATCTTTTTTGAATACACCTGTTTGGCCAACTGCGCTGGGGGTGCTGGCATTTTCGTATGCTGTTGAAACCTTGCAATACTTCAACATTGTGGAAAAGCTTGGCTTGCAACACTCCAGGCTGGCTCGAATTGTAATTGGCAGTTCGTTTGAATGGCTGGATTTGGTGGCTTATACGGGTGGGATAATACTTGTCCTACTTATCGAAAGCAGAAGGGCTTCGCGGTAA
- a CDS encoding Uma2 family endonuclease — translation MSTANQSLLESTPVVKKEPRLFTLEEYLEREKRTQYKHEYENGKIVRMAYSRAPHNEIAANIIAALKTAIRRLNTKYRVYSSDQKIYFPELNHGAYADALVVCEQPEFWEGNDLLLINPLLVVEVLSDSTARYDRNGKFSKYKTLPSFKEYVLVKQNRSYIETWYREEPDLWRETIVTDLTQTIELRSLGCSIALGDVYENITLKG, via the coding sequence ATGTCAACGGCGAATCAATCTCTGTTAGAATCAACTCCTGTCGTTAAAAAAGAACCTCGTCTCTTCACCCTGGAGGAGTACCTGGAACGTGAAAAACGTACCCAATACAAGCACGAATACGAAAATGGTAAAATAGTACGTATGGCCTATTCTCGTGCCCCTCACAACGAAATAGCTGCCAATATCATCGCAGCATTAAAGACAGCAATCCGAAGATTAAATACCAAATATCGCGTATATTCAAGTGATCAAAAAATCTATTTTCCCGAACTCAACCACGGAGCATATGCCGATGCGCTAGTGGTGTGTGAACAACCCGAATTCTGGGAAGGCAATGACCTTTTACTCATCAATCCATTATTGGTGGTAGAAGTACTTTCCGACAGCACAGCGCGCTACGACCGCAATGGCAAATTTTCCAAATACAAAACCTTACCCTCCTTCAAAGAATACGTTTTGGTCAAACAAAACCGAAGCTATATTGAAACCTGGTACCGCGAAGAGCCAGATTTATGGCGGGAAACTATTGTGACCGACCTAACCCAAACCATCGAATTGCGGTCCTTGGGATGCTCGATTGCACTGGGAGATGTGTACGAGAATATAACCTTGAAGGGATAA
- a CDS encoding pyridoxal phosphate-dependent aminotransferase, giving the protein MTPIISTASRLGNVEEYYFSTKLKQIARLRAEGKNVLNLGIGSPDLPPSEATIDALLESARRSDSHAYQSYQGIPELRRAFADWYWQYFGVRLNPDHEILPLIGSKEGIMHISMSYLEAGDEVLVPNPGYPTYRSVSLLTGATVRDYDLIEARHWQPDLDALAAQDLSKVKIMWVNYPNMPTGAQADKGFFKDLIAFAKQQQILIVNDNPYTFILNENPMSLLDIPGAMDVALELNSLSKAHNMAGWRVGMLAGAAEYLEPVVRFKSNMDSGMFKPIQVAAVKALQNPPSWYEGLNDIYRARRKEVFKLLDLLECNYDSAQVGMFVWAKIPDYYADGYSLSDAILDATQVFITPGGIFGTQGNGYVRVSLCSEAKVFQEATTRIASYKALQPFS; this is encoded by the coding sequence ATGACACCAATAATATCCACCGCCAGTAGATTGGGAAATGTAGAAGAATACTATTTTTCCACCAAGCTCAAGCAGATCGCCAGATTACGGGCGGAGGGCAAAAACGTGCTCAATTTGGGCATCGGCAGCCCAGATTTACCGCCCAGCGAAGCGACAATTGATGCGTTGTTGGAATCAGCGCGACGCTCTGATTCCCATGCCTATCAAAGTTACCAGGGCATTCCAGAGTTGCGGCGGGCATTTGCAGATTGGTACTGGCAGTATTTTGGTGTCCGGCTCAACCCTGACCATGAAATCCTGCCCCTGATCGGCTCCAAAGAAGGCATCATGCACATTTCCATGAGCTACCTGGAAGCGGGAGACGAAGTGTTGGTGCCCAATCCTGGCTACCCCACTTACCGTTCGGTAAGCCTGCTCACCGGAGCAACCGTGCGCGATTACGACCTGATCGAAGCCCGCCATTGGCAGCCCGATCTGGACGCCTTGGCCGCACAGGATTTGAGCAAAGTCAAAATCATGTGGGTCAATTACCCCAATATGCCAACCGGAGCTCAGGCCGATAAAGGTTTTTTCAAAGACCTCATTGCCTTTGCCAAACAGCAGCAGATTCTGATTGTCAACGACAATCCCTACACCTTTATCCTCAATGAAAATCCCATGAGTTTGTTGGATATACCCGGAGCAATGGACGTCGCGCTGGAGCTGAATTCCCTGAGCAAAGCCCACAACATGGCGGGTTGGCGCGTAGGGATGCTCGCAGGTGCGGCGGAGTACCTGGAGCCTGTGGTGCGCTTCAAAAGCAACATGGATTCGGGGATGTTCAAACCGATTCAGGTAGCGGCGGTCAAAGCCTTACAAAATCCTCCGTCTTGGTATGAGGGACTGAACGACATTTATCGGGCACGCAGAAAAGAGGTGTTTAAGTTACTTGATCTGTTGGAATGCAACTACGATTCGGCGCAAGTCGGCATGTTTGTTTGGGCCAAAATCCCGGATTATTATGCCGATGGATATTCCTTATCGGACGCCATTTTGGATGCGACCCAGGTGTTCATCACCCCCGGCGGCATCTTTGGTACCCAGGGCAATGGTTACGTTCGGGTTTCACTGTGCAGCGAGGCCAAGGTCTTTCAGGAGGCAACCACACGCATCGCCAGCTATAAAGCCCTGCAACCGTTCAGCTAA
- a CDS encoding thioredoxin family protein, whose protein sequence is MKKLIFLLLVSCTIVASAQTTETAKPKLYNPTADAKADLEAAVQQAAKEGKHVLVQAGGNWCSWCILFHNKVTSNDTLKAVLEKNYISYHLNYSPENKNEAVFASLGYPERFGFPVFIILDGKGNRLHTQNSAYLEEGKGHSTRAVLEFFTHWSPAAIDPKSYQKAAKGK, encoded by the coding sequence ATGAAAAAACTGATCTTTTTGCTTTTGGTAAGCTGCACAATTGTCGCTTCGGCCCAAACCACAGAAACCGCTAAACCTAAATTGTACAATCCCACTGCTGACGCCAAAGCCGATCTCGAGGCTGCCGTGCAACAGGCCGCAAAGGAGGGCAAACACGTCTTGGTGCAAGCGGGTGGCAACTGGTGCAGTTGGTGTATTCTTTTTCACAACAAGGTGACGAGCAATGATACCTTAAAAGCTGTTTTGGAAAAAAACTACATCAGCTACCACCTCAATTACAGCCCCGAAAACAAAAATGAAGCAGTATTTGCTTCCCTGGGCTACCCCGAACGTTTTGGCTTCCCGGTGTTCATCATCCTGGATGGCAAAGGCAATCGCCTGCATACCCAAAATAGTGCTTACCTGGAAGAGGGAAAAGGGCATAGCACCCGGGCGGTTTTGGAGTTTTTTACCCATTGGTCACCAGCAGCGATTGATCCAAAAAGCTACCAGAAGGCTGCGAAGGGGAAGTGA
- a CDS encoding acetylxylan esterase — protein sequence MMKHFLSFLLLFASVSISVSTQAQPVERLIKVIVGTDHDNWTYRSGENVNFSVSVFRNGNLLKDVRIRYEIGPEKMPATKKETITLKTGMTTLASGSMSTPGFLRCIVVAEVEGKEYRGLATAGIDPDKIQPAVENPSDFVSFWDKAKAELAKVPLDAKMTLMPERCTEKVNVYHVNIQNFRVGSRVYGILCVPKMEGKFPALLRVPGAGARPYAGDVRTAERGVITLEIGIHGVPVNMDVSVYNDMMASNLSGYWAYNLDDRDRYYYKRVYLGCVRANDFLVSLPQYDGSNLAVTGGSQGGALSIVTAALDPRVKWAAPTYPALSDMVGYLKGRAGGWPHIFDSNNPQNNTEAKIKTAAYYDVVNFAKQMKVPCFYSMGFNDETCPPTSMWAVYNSITAPKELKLFLETGHWTFPEENELVSNWLMGKLGK from the coding sequence ATGATGAAGCATTTTCTATCATTCCTACTTCTGTTCGCAAGTGTATCGATTAGCGTTTCGACGCAGGCTCAGCCCGTCGAAAGGCTCATCAAAGTTATCGTAGGCACCGACCACGACAATTGGACTTACCGCAGCGGCGAAAATGTCAACTTCTCCGTATCGGTCTTTCGCAATGGAAACCTGCTCAAAGACGTGCGCATCCGCTATGAAATTGGGCCTGAAAAAATGCCCGCCACCAAGAAAGAAACCATTACCCTTAAAACTGGCATGACCACCCTGGCCAGTGGCAGCATGAGCACTCCTGGATTTTTGCGCTGTATTGTCGTCGCCGAAGTGGAGGGCAAAGAGTACCGTGGCCTGGCAACCGCCGGAATTGACCCGGATAAAATCCAGCCCGCAGTAGAAAATCCCAGCGATTTTGTCAGCTTTTGGGATAAAGCCAAAGCCGAACTGGCCAAGGTACCCCTCGATGCCAAAATGACCCTTATGCCCGAGCGTTGCACCGAAAAGGTCAACGTATATCATGTCAACATCCAAAATTTCCGGGTCGGTTCGCGGGTATACGGGATCCTTTGTGTACCCAAGATGGAAGGTAAATTCCCGGCACTTTTACGTGTACCCGGTGCAGGCGCCCGGCCCTATGCTGGCGATGTGCGTACAGCCGAAAGAGGGGTCATTACCCTGGAAATAGGCATTCACGGCGTTCCGGTCAACATGGACGTCAGTGTATACAACGACATGATGGCCAGCAACCTCAGCGGCTATTGGGCTTACAACCTCGACGACCGCGACCGCTATTATTACAAACGGGTGTACCTCGGTTGTGTCCGGGCCAATGACTTTCTGGTTAGCTTGCCCCAATACGATGGCAGTAATCTGGCGGTAACGGGTGGTAGCCAGGGGGGAGCTTTGTCAATTGTCACTGCTGCCCTTGATCCTCGGGTAAAATGGGCAGCACCTACTTATCCAGCCCTTTCGGACATGGTGGGTTATTTGAAAGGTCGGGCAGGTGGCTGGCCCCATATTTTTGACAGCAACAATCCACAAAACAATACGGAGGCCAAAATCAAAACCGCAGCCTACTACGATGTGGTCAATTTTGCCAAACAAATGAAAGTCCCTTGTTTTTATTCAATGGGTTTCAACGATGAAACTTGTCCTCCGACTTCCATGTGGGCCGTCTACAATTCGATCACGGCACCAAAAGAGCTCAAGCTGTTCCTCGAAACTGGACACTGGACTTTCCCAGAGGAAAATGAACTGGTGTCGAATTGGTTGATGGGGAAACTAGGAAAGTGA
- a CDS encoding alpha-hydroxy-acid oxidizing protein, with product MLKANDWQSQIYINGFAGKNDQVTPDWNKLEAQAIQKMDHKAAGYIVGGAGLQETVAANRSGFAQWKIVPRMLRNVEQSDTSINLFGQTFSSPFWLCPIGVLEMVHPEADLAVAKAAAQAGIPYVFSNQASVPMETCAGAMGTAPRFFQLYWSKNRDLVASFVQRAEACGCAGIVLTLDTTLLGWRTMDLDLAYLPFMEGKGIAQYTSDPVFQKMLDAKLQDPNAAGPPRPPLTMQLLKGLISSVQRYPGKGFLQKLRSGRPMGAVQLFVQTYSNPAITWEDLAFLREHTKLPILLKGILHPDDARKALDYGMNGIVVSNHGGRQVDGAISAIEALPGVVEAVNKQVPVILDSGIRGGADVFKALALGASAVGLGRPYVYGLTLGGQQGVYEVLRHLMADFELTMRLAGCRRVEEIERGCLNV from the coding sequence ATGCTCAAAGCCAACGATTGGCAAAGCCAAATATACATCAATGGTTTTGCTGGAAAAAATGACCAAGTTACCCCTGACTGGAACAAGCTGGAAGCCCAGGCCATTCAAAAGATGGATCACAAGGCCGCAGGATACATCGTTGGTGGCGCAGGCCTACAAGAAACCGTGGCCGCCAACCGCTCGGGTTTTGCCCAATGGAAAATTGTGCCACGTATGTTGCGCAATGTGGAACAAAGCGATACGTCGATCAATTTATTTGGCCAAACCTTTTCCTCGCCATTTTGGCTTTGCCCGATTGGGGTGCTGGAAATGGTGCACCCCGAAGCCGATTTAGCGGTAGCCAAAGCCGCCGCTCAGGCAGGGATACCCTACGTTTTTTCCAATCAAGCCTCGGTTCCAATGGAGACTTGTGCTGGGGCAATGGGCACCGCTCCGCGATTTTTCCAATTGTACTGGTCCAAAAACCGTGATCTGGTGGCCAGTTTTGTGCAACGTGCCGAAGCTTGTGGCTGTGCGGGCATTGTACTTACCCTGGATACCACCTTGCTCGGCTGGCGCACGATGGATCTGGATTTGGCTTACCTCCCGTTTATGGAAGGCAAAGGCATAGCGCAGTACACCTCCGACCCGGTTTTTCAAAAAATGCTGGATGCCAAATTGCAAGACCCCAATGCGGCGGGTCCTCCTCGCCCACCGCTCACGATGCAATTGCTCAAAGGACTGATCAGCAGTGTGCAGCGGTATCCGGGCAAAGGTTTTTTGCAAAAACTGCGTTCGGGCAGGCCAATGGGCGCAGTGCAATTGTTTGTACAAACCTACTCCAACCCGGCCATCACCTGGGAAGACCTGGCTTTTTTGCGCGAGCACACGAAATTACCCATCTTGCTCAAAGGTATTCTCCACCCCGATGATGCGCGCAAAGCCCTGGATTATGGCATGAATGGAATCGTGGTATCCAATCACGGAGGCCGACAGGTGGATGGTGCCATCAGTGCTATTGAAGCATTACCAGGCGTAGTGGAAGCCGTGAACAAACAAGTGCCCGTGATTCTCGACAGTGGCATTCGCGGTGGAGCGGATGTGTTTAAGGCCCTGGCCTTGGGGGCTTCGGCAGTAGGACTCGGGCGGCCTTACGTGTACGGGTTGACCTTGGGTGGCCAGCAAGGGGTATACGAGGTATTGCGGCACTTGATGGCGGATTTTGAATTGACGATGCGACTGGCGGGGTGCCGGCGTGTGGAGGAGATTGAGCGGGGTTGTTTGAATGTTTAG
- a CDS encoding prephenate dehydratase produces the protein MQTLLAENENEADQESANLRVGIQGFPGAFHEIAARLCFESRPIDIVPCLTFEELVDKLEAGQEMDAALMAIENSLAGSLMSNYKLLDQANLLAVGEVYLRVKQNLMVLPGVKIEDLTEVHSHPVAIEQCLDFFRQYPHIQLIRTEDTALSARNIREKGWHHVGAIASSLAAELYEMEILAESIETNKKNYTRFLVLQRADQAVTDPDADKISISFGVSHTVGSLHKVLAILAAYNFNMSKIQSAPIIGQPWEYRLFIDYVAEGHVSVDQAYEALRPVTHNLKLLGAYKQGVLYDY, from the coding sequence ATGCAAACGCTACTTGCAGAAAATGAAAACGAGGCCGACCAAGAGTCAGCAAATTTAAGGGTAGGCATCCAGGGCTTTCCGGGTGCTTTTCATGAAATTGCCGCGCGCTTGTGCTTTGAGAGTCGCCCCATCGACATCGTTCCTTGTTTGACATTTGAAGAATTGGTGGACAAACTCGAGGCAGGTCAGGAGATGGATGCCGCCTTGATGGCCATTGAGAACTCGCTTGCTGGTAGTTTGATGAGCAATTACAAACTCCTGGATCAAGCCAATTTGCTGGCCGTCGGTGAGGTATACTTGCGGGTCAAGCAAAATCTCATGGTGCTGCCCGGCGTCAAAATTGAAGACCTCACAGAAGTCCACTCCCATCCTGTTGCCATTGAACAATGCCTGGATTTTTTCCGTCAATATCCACATATTCAATTGATTCGTACTGAAGACACTGCGTTATCTGCCCGCAACATCCGCGAGAAGGGATGGCATCACGTAGGAGCCATTGCCAGTTCTTTGGCTGCTGAATTGTACGAGATGGAAATTCTGGCGGAAAGTATTGAAACCAATAAAAAGAACTACACCCGCTTTTTGGTGCTGCAACGCGCTGATCAAGCCGTAACCGACCCCGATGCGGATAAAATTTCCATCAGCTTTGGGGTGAGCCACACCGTTGGCAGCTTGCACAAAGTATTGGCGATTCTGGCCGCGTACAATTTTAACATGTCAAAAATCCAATCGGCACCCATTATTGGACAACCCTGGGAATACCGTTTGTTCATCGATTATGTAGCCGAAGGTCATGTCAGTGTGGATCAAGCTTACGAGGCCCTGCGCCCGGTCACGCACAATCTGAAACTGTTGGGTGCCTACAAACAGGGGGTATTGTATGATTATTAA
- a CDS encoding DUF962 domain-containing protein: MRAIDSLLSEYGESHQNKINKAFHWICIPAIVFSLMGLLTAIPSAYLSAWLPAQWAPYFNWATVFLLLNLIYYFRHSLTIAIGMFLFASFCIIGNVWLQQNVAMPLWQTALIIFVVAWIGQFIGHKIEGKKPSFFKDIQFLMVGPAWLLHFLYKKVGIKY, encoded by the coding sequence ATGCGTGCAATCGACTCTCTACTCAGTGAATATGGCGAAAGCCATCAAAACAAAATCAACAAGGCGTTTCACTGGATTTGTATTCCGGCCATCGTATTCAGCTTGATGGGATTGTTGACTGCGATTCCTTCCGCGTACCTGAGTGCCTGGTTACCAGCCCAATGGGCACCTTATTTCAATTGGGCTACGGTTTTTTTGCTCCTCAACCTGATTTACTATTTCCGCCACTCACTAACCATTGCCATTGGTATGTTTCTCTTTGCTTCGTTTTGCATCATTGGCAATGTGTGGCTACAGCAAAACGTGGCCATGCCCCTCTGGCAAACCGCACTGATCATCTTTGTGGTGGCCTGGATTGGTCAATTCATCGGCCATAAAATCGAAGGCAAAAAGCCCTCGTTTTTTAAAGACATCCAGTTTTTGATGGTTGGACCAGCCTGGTTGTTACACTTTTTGTACAAAAAGGTGGGAATCAAGTATTAG
- a CDS encoding prephenate dehydrogenase produces the protein MTISIIGIGLIGGSLAITLKENGFAQRIIGVDVNPDNIDKAIRRRLIDEGKTLDEAIAESDLIIVATPVDSMTRVLPLVLDKINAKQVVIDVGSTKTLILESVQDHPMRRRFVATHPMAGTEYSGPESAVPKLFEHKYTVLCDVEHSDPDAVQLIESLYQSIPMNIIHFDGASHDIHTAYVSHISHISSFALALTVLAKEKDEERIFELASTGFSSTVRLAKSSPDTWIPIFRQNRDNVLDVLDEHISQLSQFRSLLIKKDFDTFHKLISEANQIRKIIS, from the coding sequence ATGACCATCAGCATAATCGGTATCGGACTCATCGGTGGATCACTGGCCATCACCCTCAAAGAGAATGGGTTTGCCCAGCGCATCATTGGTGTGGACGTCAACCCGGACAACATCGACAAAGCCATTCGGCGCAGACTGATCGACGAAGGCAAAACCCTGGATGAAGCCATTGCCGAATCCGACCTCATCATTGTAGCAACGCCGGTGGATTCCATGACCAGAGTCTTACCCCTGGTTTTGGACAAAATCAATGCGAAACAAGTCGTGATCGATGTAGGCTCTACCAAAACGCTCATTTTGGAATCCGTGCAAGATCACCCCATGCGCCGGCGTTTTGTAGCCACGCACCCGATGGCGGGTACCGAGTATTCTGGCCCTGAATCCGCCGTACCCAAACTTTTTGAACACAAATACACGGTACTTTGTGACGTAGAACACAGCGACCCCGATGCAGTGCAATTGATTGAATCTCTGTACCAATCCATTCCTATGAACATCATCCATTTTGATGGGGCATCACACGACATTCATACTGCTTACGTGTCCCATATTTCGCACATCAGCTCTTTTGCCCTGGCCTTAACAGTGCTGGCCAAAGAGAAAGATGAAGAGCGCATTTTTGAGTTGGCCAGTACTGGTTTTAGCTCCACGGTGCGCCTGGCCAAAAGTTCACCCGATACCTGGATCCCCATTTTCCGGCAAAACCGAGACAATGTGCTGGACGTACTGGATGAACACATTAGCCAACTTTCGCAGTTTCGTAGCCTTTTGATTAAAAAGGATTTCGATACCTTCCACAAACTCATTTCTGAAGCAAATCAAATTCGCAAAATCATCTCTTAA